In Clupea harengus chromosome 1, Ch_v2.0.2, whole genome shotgun sequence, one DNA window encodes the following:
- the st8sia6 gene encoding alpha-2,8-sialyltransferase 8F, producing the protein MKLVLLKLLLSLMLIVVALGSFFTLLLWIVSSESDTTPRSPFHVKKSPDLTDCTGCRDSVIDKVLERYSKNWKKQENNYKRFRALLSSRCHGATKAVVTQANTPLGSKVVYDGEKRKPLQVTSALFNVFPKEPPFGNTSWDTCSVVGNGGILANSSCGRRIDSAQFVIRCNLPPLEHGYEEDVGNKTDLVTANPSILHEKFGGLMERRRPFVEGLRPYGNSLILLPAFSYSHNTPVSLRAVYTLEDFRSPARPVFLSPDYLTSLARFWRSQGLRSVRLSTGLIVASLALELCTNVDLYGFWPFSQHPHGHQPLTNHYYDNRETKKKIHAMPAEFDHLLRLHGQGILRVHLGQCPRSDG; encoded by the exons atgAAGCTTGTGTTGCTGaagctgctcctctctctcatgctcattGTGGTTGCCCTCGGATCCTTCTTCACCCTGCTTCTGTGGATTGTTTCCTCGGAGAG TGACACCACTCCTCGTAGCCCTTTTCATGTCAAGAAGAGTCCGGACTTAACAGACTGCACAGGCTGTAG GGACAGCGTTATTGATAAAGTGTTGGAACGATACTCAAAAAACTGGAAGAAACAAGAGAACAACTATAAAAGGTTTAG GGCGTTGCTAAGTAGCAGGTGCCATGGAGCCACTAAAGCAGTTGTCACACAAGCCAATACCCCTCTGGGGTCGAAGGTCGTGTACGATGGTGAGAAGAGGAAGCCATTGCAAGTGACCTCTGCACTGTTCAATGTCTTTCCAAAG gAGCCACCCTTTGGGAACACATCATGGGACACATGCTCCGTTGTTGGAAATGGGGGTATTCTGGCCAACAGTAGCTGTGGACGGAGAATCGACTCTGCCCAATTTGTTATCAG ATGTAACCTTCCTCCGCTGGAGCACGGCTATGAGGAGGACGTGGGGAATAAAACGGACTTGGTAACAGCCAATCCCAGCATTCTCCATGAAAA GTTCGGAGGGCTCATGGAGCGCCGGCGGCCTTTCGTGGAGGGCCTCCGTCCCTACGGCAACTCCCTGATCCTCCTCCCCGCCTTCTCATACAGCCACAACACGCCTGTGTCCCTGCGTGCCGTCTACACCCTGGAGGACTTCCGGAGTCCTGCGCGACCCGTCTTCCTCAGCCCGGACTACCTGACCAGCCTGGCCCGCTTCTGGCGCTCCCAGGGCCTGCGCTCGGTCCGCCTCAGCACGGGCCTCATCGTGGCCAGCCTGGCGCTGGAGCTGTGCACCAACGTGGACCTCTACGGATTCTGGCCGTTCAGCCAGCACCCGCACGGCCACCAGCCCCTCACAAACCACTACTATGACAACAGGGAGACCAAGAAGAAAATCCATGCCATGCCCGCTGAGTTTGACCACCTGCTGCGACTTCATGGGCAGGGCATTCTCAGGGTTCACCTCGGGCAGTGCCCACGCAGTGATGGGTAA
- the gjc1 gene encoding gap junction gamma-1 protein: MSWSFLTRLLEEIQNHSTFVGKLWLTVLIVFRIVLTAVGGESIYYDEQSKFVCNSGQPGCENVCYDAFAPLSHVRFWVFQIILSAMPSLMYMGYAANKIAKMEDTRGVASGGSSGTGTGTRGGGYTHRRPRKMYFGARQHQSGLDEGDEEQEDDPMIYEVPEPDTTRRDLLPPRPKPKVRHDGRRRIRDDGLMRIYVLQLVTRTALEAGFLAGQYLLYGFRVAPVFVCSGKPCPHNVDCFVSRPTEKTIFLRIMYGVTCLCLTLNVWEMLHLGIGTITDIIRRRRATPPDDEYQLGLLGTGGVSVGVGGTGGPISEGEGTGGVGGAVGADYVGYPFSWNTPSAPPGYNIVVKPEAMPYTDLSNAKMACKQNRENIAQEQQQYGSNEDNFPTGAEPRAPPINKDVIQQAQEQLEAAIQAYSQHHGNNHHDDPHRGDDDDKPQSNITPAQKEHKHHHHRAKAGRGGGSAGSGGGSSSNSSSSKSGEGKPSVWI; the protein is encoded by the coding sequence ATGAGCTGGAGCTTCCTGACGCGCTTGCTGGAGGAGATCCAGAACCACTCCACCTTCGTGGGGAAGCTGTGGCTCACTGTCCTCATCGTCTTCCGCATCGTGCTGACGGCCGTGGGCGGCGAGAGCATTTACTACGACGAGCAGAGCAAGTTTGTGTGCAACTCCGGCCAGCCAGGCTGCGAAAATGTCTGCTACGACGCCTTTGCCCCCCTTTCCCATGTTCGCTTCTGGGTCTTCCAGATCATCCTGTCCGCCATGCCTTCACTCATGTACATGGGCTACGCCGCCAACAAGATTGCCAAGATGGAGGACACACGAGGGGTCGCGTCGGGAGGGAGCAGTGGCACGGGGACGGGCACCAGAGGTGGAGGCTACACTCACCGGCGGCCGAGGAAGATGTACTTTGGGGCGCGGCAGCACCAGAGCGGCCTGGACGAAGGggatgaggagcaggaggacgACCCCATGATCTACGAGGTGCCCGAGCCGGACACCACGCGGCGAGACCTCCTGCCACCGCGGCCCAAGCCCAAGGTACGGCACGACGGGCGGAGGCGTATCCGTGACGACGGCCTGATGCGCATCTACGTGCTCCAGCTGGTGACGCGCACGGCGCTGGAGGCCGGGTTCCTGGCAGGGCAGTACTTGCTGTACGGCTTCCGCGTGGCGCCCGTGTTCGTGTGTTCGGGCAAACCGTGCCCGCACAATGTGGACTGCTTCGTGTCTCGGCCCACCGAGAAGACCATCTTCCTGCGGATCATGTACGGCGTCACGTGCCTCTGCCTCACCCTCAACGTCTGGGAGATGCTGCACTTGGGCATCGGCACCATCACTGACATCATACGCCGGCGACGGGCCACGCCCCCCGACGACGAGTACCAGCTGGGGCTGCTGGGGACCGGGGGAGTGTCCGTCGGAGTCGGAGGCACCGGGGGACCGATCAGTGAGGGGGAAGGCACGGGCGGCGTGGGGGGAGCTGTTGGTGCGGACTACGTGGGCTACCCGTTCTCCTGGAACACGCCGTCGGCCCCGCCGGGATACAACATAGTGGTGAAGCCGGAGGCCATGCCCTACACGGATCTGAGCAACGCCAAGATGGCCTGCAAGCAGAACCGGGAGAACATTgcccaggagcagcagcagtacgGCTCAAACGAGGACAACTTCCCCACGGGGGCCGAACCGCGGGCCCCTCCCATCAACAAGGACGTCATCCAGCAGGCGCAGGAGCAGCTGGAGGCCGCCATACAGGCCTACAGCCAGCACCACGGCAACAATCATCATGACGACCCTCACCGCGGCGACGACGATGACAAGCCGCAGAGCAACATCACCCCGGCGCAGAAAgagcacaaacaccaccaccaccgggcCAAGGCCGGCAGGGGTGGGGGCAGCgctgggagtgggggggggagcagtagcaacagcagtagcagcaaATCAGGAGAGGGCAAGCCATCTGTGTGGATCTGA